From Candidatus Saganbacteria bacterium, a single genomic window includes:
- a CDS encoding PIG-L family deacetylase, translated as MANVCGLVPQGISLFENKANTSLRLRGYRTTFLSRLVENNLVFSEKALMRDQRSIGLRKWFLESGCSSFSDDVADAAKADVIVAQRPSSRDVEEQLFYRSIVNAARSECVFIHPINSINVRNMLNFVFPYDKKAGENKYLSVTECDSQVSRVRFDEMQQNTAISAAMAETPPSGFIFAERFNLALLNPGGIISALEDPNLNRLFEEAGANAGGTAICFSPHADDFPIAAAGLGMHLRSKGWNVFDLVLTLGHMGILDDYAKRHEETSDRDLMATKLRIRTEELERSDKLLGINGWKLLSLGFYDRRKTDGPDIGRRVVFSEDEEQASKAVDSFSRTVNLAFIPHQADMNWDHIATRNISLKILSRVASRQGHPIVLASYPSPWFTGYPPINSLLYYRADNDFAGMYPSAYYAQLALAEAGRELAAGLNPPPLEYFCEAQPNAGRVMAEGFYIATAEALR; from the coding sequence GTGGCTAACGTATGCGGTCTTGTCCCGCAAGGAATAAGCTTGTTTGAGAACAAAGCAAACACATCGTTGCGGCTGAGAGGATATAGAACCACTTTTCTATCCAGGCTTGTGGAGAATAATTTGGTCTTTTCCGAAAAAGCTTTGATGCGGGACCAGAGGTCCATAGGCCTGCGGAAATGGTTCCTGGAAAGCGGCTGCTCGTCATTTTCCGATGATGTCGCGGATGCGGCCAAGGCGGATGTCATTGTAGCGCAGCGGCCTTCCTCAAGAGATGTTGAAGAACAACTGTTTTACAGGAGTATTGTGAATGCGGCACGGTCTGAGTGTGTTTTTATCCATCCTATAAACAGTATAAATGTCAGGAATATGCTCAATTTTGTTTTCCCTTACGACAAAAAAGCCGGAGAAAATAAATATCTATCGGTCACCGAATGTGACTCGCAAGTCTCAAGGGTCAGATTCGACGAAATGCAGCAAAACACGGCAATATCGGCAGCTATGGCCGAAACACCTCCCTCGGGCTTTATCTTCGCGGAGAGATTTAACCTTGCGCTTTTGAACCCGGGCGGAATAATATCTGCACTTGAGGACCCAAATCTGAACCGATTATTCGAGGAGGCAGGAGCAAATGCAGGCGGGACCGCTATATGTTTCAGCCCTCACGCTGACGACTTTCCTATAGCGGCGGCAGGATTAGGGATGCATCTGCGATCCAAAGGCTGGAATGTCTTTGATCTTGTGCTCACGCTTGGCCATATGGGGATACTCGATGATTACGCAAAAAGACATGAGGAGACATCGGACAGAGACCTGATGGCCACAAAATTGAGGATCAGGACTGAAGAACTTGAAAGATCGGATAAGCTTCTGGGAATAAACGGCTGGAAGCTTCTCAGCCTCGGATTTTATGACCGGAGAAAAACCGACGGCCCTGACATTGGCAGACGCGTCGTATTCTCAGAAGATGAAGAACAAGCAAGTAAAGCTGTTGACAGTTTCTCGCGCACGGTTAACCTTGCATTTATACCGCATCAGGCGGACATGAACTGGGACCACATCGCCACTAGAAATATCTCTTTAAAGATCCTCAGCCGGGTTGCTAGCCGGCAGGGCCATCCGATAGTCCTTGCTTCGTATCCGTCCCCGTGGTTCACCGGATATCCTCCAATAAACTCTCTTCTTTATTATCGGGCGGACAACGATTTCGCCGGGATGTATCCCTCGGCTTATTACGCGCAGCTCGCCCTCGCTGAAGCGGGCAGGGAATTAGCGGCGGGGCTGAATCCGCCGCCGCTAGAATATTTTTGTGAAGCACAGCCCAACGCGGGCCGCGTGATGGCAGAGGGCTTTTATATCGCGACCGCAGAGGCATTAAGATGA
- the speB gene encoding agmatinase: MKRFLEIEPEFSKYSSSKFIIIPAPYEATTTYGKGTRKGPSAILKASQTVEDYDIELGCEPYKKYGISVLSPLVLTKDPHNTVYKTVKKVLSDKKIPVLLGGEHSVSYGAIKAAKEACDDLSVLQFDAHADLRDSYRGSKYSHACIMRRVREMCPAVQVGIRSADIDEIKYLKDNGLNGNVYYAHSFDDSKINSLAKQLTNDVYITFDVDAFDPSIMPATGTPEPGGLNWYQVLNILRTVISAKNIIGFDVVELSPKPNLHHCEYTIAKLIYKIIGYISNK; the protein is encoded by the coding sequence TTGAAAAGGTTCCTGGAAATAGAACCTGAGTTCAGCAAATATTCTTCTTCCAAATTTATTATCATCCCCGCTCCTTATGAAGCCACGACTACTTACGGCAAAGGCACCAGGAAAGGACCTTCGGCGATACTGAAAGCTTCCCAGACAGTTGAAGACTACGATATCGAGCTGGGGTGCGAGCCCTATAAAAAATACGGTATCAGCGTCCTCTCTCCGCTGGTCCTGACTAAAGATCCTCATAACACGGTCTACAAAACAGTAAAAAAAGTATTGTCCGATAAAAAGATCCCGGTCCTATTAGGCGGGGAACATTCGGTCAGTTACGGGGCAATAAAAGCGGCAAAAGAAGCTTGCGATGATCTTAGCGTCCTCCAGTTCGATGCGCATGCGGACCTGCGGGATTCTTACCGCGGGTCAAAATATAGTCACGCGTGCATAATGAGAAGAGTGAGGGAAATGTGTCCCGCAGTGCAGGTCGGCATCAGGAGCGCGGACATAGACGAGATAAAATATTTAAAAGACAACGGACTTAACGGCAACGTCTATTATGCGCATAGTTTTGATGACTCAAAGATAAATTCTCTCGCGAAACAGCTTACGAATGATGTGTACATCACTTTCGATGTCGATGCTTTTGACCCGTCCATAATGCCGGCGACCGGGACCCCGGAGCCCGGAGGGCTTAACTGGTATCAGGTCCTGAATATTTTAAGAACGGTTATTTCCGCCAAGAATATTATCGGGTTTGATGTCGTGGAGCTCTCGCCAAAGCCGAATTTGCATCACTGCGAATATACGATCGCGAAACTCATCTATAAGATCATCGGGTATATTTCCAATAAATAG
- the rsmH gene encoding 16S rRNA (cytosine(1402)-N(4))-methyltransferase RsmH: protein MTYHTSVLLKETIGLLNPRPAGFWVDATAGAGGHSAEILKRIVPGGKLILLDKDSDAIKEAEKNLREYDGHTIFVNDSFSDLRTILFSMNIASINGALFDLGVSSFQIDTPEKGFSFMREGPLDMRMDKRNPLTAGSVVNDYREEELVNIIREFGEERFAKRIASNIVKHRPLNTTKELAAVIQKSVPFKNKIDSVVRVFQAVRIEVNGELDDLKSGLKQAAGLLEKGGRIAVLSYHSLEDRIVKNFFREEASGCICDKRMPACTCGHQKSLDILTKKPVPPSDDEIKANPRSRSAKLRAAEKI, encoded by the coding sequence ATGACATACCACACCAGCGTCCTATTAAAAGAAACTATTGGACTGCTAAACCCGCGGCCTGCGGGCTTTTGGGTGGACGCCACCGCGGGAGCGGGAGGTCATTCCGCAGAGATCCTTAAAAGGATCGTCCCCGGCGGAAAACTCATCCTGCTCGACAAAGACAGCGACGCGATAAAAGAAGCGGAAAAGAACCTCAGGGAATATGACGGCCACACGATCTTTGTCAACGATAGTTTCTCGGACCTGCGAACGATCCTGTTCTCCATGAACATCGCGTCGATAAACGGCGCTTTGTTCGATCTGGGCGTCTCGTCTTTCCAGATCGATACTCCCGAAAAAGGGTTCAGCTTCATGAGGGAAGGTCCGCTTGATATGAGGATGGATAAAAGGAACCCCCTGACCGCCGGATCGGTCGTCAACGACTACCGCGAAGAGGAACTGGTAAATATTATCAGAGAATTCGGCGAGGAGCGTTTTGCAAAAAGGATCGCGTCAAATATTGTAAAACATAGACCGTTAAACACTACAAAAGAGCTTGCCGCTGTGATACAGAAATCGGTCCCCTTCAAGAACAAGATCGACAGCGTGGTCCGTGTTTTTCAGGCGGTACGCATTGAAGTCAACGGTGAACTTGACGATCTGAAAAGCGGCCTGAAACAGGCCGCGGGCCTTCTTGAAAAAGGGGGCAGGATCGCGGTATTATCTTACCATAGCCTTGAGGACAGGATCGTCAAGAACTTTTTCAGGGAAGAAGCGTCCGGCTGCATCTGCGACAAGAGAATGCCCGCGTGCACGTGCGGCCATCAGAAAAGCTTGGATATATTGACAAAAAAACCTGTGCCGCCGAGCGACGATGAGATCAAGGCGAACCCGCGCTCAAGAAGCGCGAAACTGAGGGCTGCTGAAAAAATATGA
- a CDS encoding phosphoribosylanthranilate isomerase: protein MTKVKICGITNLKDALDAAALGADALGFVFAKSPRKISPEKAKEIVLKLPWRIIRVGVFVNEGAERVNRTVRACGLDLVQLHGDETPSYCKKIRSRMIKAVRIKNEKDLLKIKKYKVSAILLDAYSKDKYGGTGKTFDWSLAKKAKKYGIPVILSGGLDEKNLSPAIKTVRPYAVDISSGVEILPGRKSAKKMKTVIAIAKGGCII, encoded by the coding sequence GTGACAAAGGTTAAAATCTGCGGGATAACCAACCTGAAAGACGCTCTTGACGCGGCTGCCCTGGGCGCCGACGCGCTCGGTTTCGTTTTTGCAAAAAGCCCCAGGAAAATATCCCCTGAAAAAGCAAAAGAAATAGTACTGAAGCTTCCCTGGCGTATCATAAGGGTCGGAGTGTTCGTCAATGAAGGCGCTGAAAGGGTAAACAGGACCGTCAGGGCCTGCGGGCTTGATCTTGTGCAGCTGCACGGGGATGAAACGCCTTCATACTGTAAAAAAATAAGATCAAGGATGATCAAAGCGGTAAGGATAAAAAACGAAAAAGACCTTCTGAAGATCAAAAAATATAAAGTGAGCGCGATACTTCTCGATGCTTATTCAAAAGACAAGTACGGCGGGACAGGAAAGACGTTTGACTGGAGCCTTGCGAAAAAAGCGAAAAAGTACGGCATCCCGGTCATACTTTCGGGAGGTCTTGATGAAAAAAATCTTTCCCCGGCAATAAAAACGGTCAGGCCGTACGCGGTCGATATCTCAAGCGGGGTCGAAATATTGCCCGGCAGGAAAAGTGCAAAAAAAATGAAAACGGTCATTGCAATCGCAAAAGGCGGCTGTATAATATAA
- the trpC gene encoding indole-3-glycerol phosphate synthase TrpC has protein sequence MILDEIVANKNLEISIKDRETDISDFLELIDLAKKPKDFAKAVSKPVSLIAEVKKASPSAGVIKEDFDPVAIAKEYERSGASAVSVLTDEKYFGGSIKDLANVAQNVDIPVLRKDFIIDEYQIFEARAFGADAVLLIAAVLSDDQLDSFSDLTRQLEMSAVIEVHTKEELSRVADIFMSPAPSAARPLIIGINNRDLNTFNVDIGTTLDLIKLVPKIKSREDIRALKKAGVNAVLMGEELMRSHDIGETVKELVS, from the coding sequence ATGATACTCGATGAGATAGTGGCAAACAAGAATCTTGAGATATCGATAAAGGACAGGGAAACCGACATCAGCGATTTCCTGGAGCTTATCGATCTTGCAAAAAAACCGAAAGACTTTGCAAAGGCCGTGTCAAAACCGGTGTCGCTGATCGCCGAAGTGAAAAAAGCTTCCCCTTCGGCAGGCGTGATAAAAGAAGACTTTGATCCGGTGGCGATCGCGAAAGAATATGAAAGGTCGGGAGCCTCGGCAGTATCGGTCCTCACGGATGAAAAATATTTCGGCGGCAGCATAAAAGATCTCGCGAACGTGGCGCAAAATGTGGACATCCCTGTGCTCCGCAAGGATTTTATTATCGACGAATACCAGATATTCGAAGCCCGCGCTTTCGGCGCCGACGCGGTACTTCTTATCGCCGCGGTCCTGTCGGACGACCAGCTTGACTCCTTTTCTGATCTGACAAGGCAGCTTGAAATGAGCGCGGTCATCGAGGTCCATACCAAAGAAGAATTGTCGAGGGTTGCCGACATATTTATGAGCCCGGCCCCAAGCGCCGCGCGCCCTTTAATTATCGGCATCAACAACCGCGACCTCAATACGTTCAACGTCGATATCGGCACAACGCTTGATCTGATAAAACTCGTCCCTAAAATAAAGAGCAGGGAAGATATCAGGGCCCTGAAAAAGGCCGGCGTCAATGCTGTCCTGATGGGAGAGGAACTGATGAGGTCCCATGACATAGGGGAAACAGTCAAAGAGCTCGTCTCGTGA
- the speD gene encoding adenosylmethionine decarboxylase — protein MKKDKVQYGFGPHLMIDCYGCNKEKLSDMDLIFDTLDKFPDTIKMTKIMPPYVFKYQGVVPEDYGISGVVLIAESHITIHTFPEKQHAFIDIFSCKDFDTAPATAFMIDLFEAANYDVQLSSRGMEFPRNIQKAAEIVSKERRDVKQVQPRVYH, from the coding sequence TTGAAAAAAGATAAAGTCCAGTACGGGTTCGGTCCGCACCTGATGATAGACTGCTACGGATGCAACAAAGAAAAACTCTCCGATATGGACCTGATATTCGACACGCTCGACAAATTCCCCGATACGATCAAAATGACCAAGATAATGCCGCCTTACGTTTTCAAGTATCAGGGCGTGGTGCCCGAGGATTACGGCATCTCCGGGGTGGTCCTGATAGCGGAAAGCCATATAACGATACACACCTTCCCTGAAAAACAGCACGCTTTCATCGATATCTTCTCCTGCAAGGACTTTGACACGGCGCCGGCGACCGCTTTCATGATCGACCTTTTCGAGGCCGCCAACTACGACGTGCAGCTGTCGTCCCGCGGTATGGAGTTCCCCAGGAACATCCAGAAAGCAGCCGAGATCGTTTCAAAGGAAAGAAGAGACGTGAAGCAGGTGCAGCCGAGAGTCTATCATTGA
- a CDS encoding S1 RNA-binding domain-containing protein, with amino-acid sequence MEDDQKNGSSFTPPGLEGTSIGSLSSREGLNELDALIAETLSESKTKERPASAQKESAFAATPFTIKPAAPKPELQPKEEQTVMKPSQEPAAAVKEIKAAPQAETTKDRYDKTFKTYNSGDIVKGTVVKIDPTGILVDINYKSDGLIPSHEIGDRALNVGDKIDVLIDAVSTKEGHVLLSLKKAEIEGKWRALYDSFRFKTALEVKVTSAVGGGLVVDFSGIRGFVPASQVFKGPDTPLSDFVGKIIPVKVLEIDRRCSKIIMSHRLGNQERQKVDREKLFDQIEIGQVLKGTVSNIKKFGAFVNINGIEGLVHINDLSWKRIDDPSKVLSPGQEIEVFVIGVDRQYKKLSLGLKQLQPDPWANAADKYRPGQLIEVKVLRFAKFGAFVEIEEGIEGLIHNTELTSKNVQNPQETVKTGDIVKAKVLRISPDEQKIGLSIREAEIDEEKAQVKQAQPAANGPKITIGDTVSEDIKEQLANQNNGLPEQA; translated from the coding sequence ATGGAAGATGACCAAAAAAACGGCAGCTCATTCACGCCTCCCGGTCTCGAGGGCACTTCGATCGGTTCCCTGAGCTCAAGGGAAGGCCTTAACGAGCTGGACGCTCTTATAGCGGAGACCCTCAGCGAATCAAAGACAAAGGAAAGGCCCGCTTCGGCTCAGAAAGAAAGCGCCTTCGCGGCAACTCCTTTCACCATAAAACCCGCCGCCCCAAAACCCGAGTTGCAGCCCAAAGAAGAGCAGACGGTCATGAAACCTTCACAGGAGCCGGCCGCTGCCGTTAAAGAAATAAAGGCGGCGCCGCAGGCCGAGACCACAAAAGACCGCTATGACAAGACCTTCAAGACATATAATTCAGGCGATATTGTCAAAGGCACCGTTGTCAAGATCGATCCAACCGGCATCCTTGTCGATATCAATTACAAATCCGACGGTCTCATCCCGAGCCACGAGATCGGCGACAGGGCCCTTAACGTGGGAGACAAGATCGACGTGCTCATCGACGCGGTATCGACAAAAGAGGGGCACGTGCTGCTCTCTCTCAAGAAAGCGGAAATAGAAGGCAAATGGAGGGCTCTGTACGATTCATTCAGGTTCAAGACCGCTCTTGAGGTCAAGGTCACTTCGGCGGTCGGCGGCGGCCTGGTGGTGGATTTTTCGGGTATAAGAGGTTTTGTCCCGGCATCGCAGGTCTTTAAAGGGCCGGACACTCCCCTTTCGGATTTTGTCGGAAAGATCATTCCGGTAAAAGTCTTAGAGATCGACCGCAGGTGCAGCAAGATCATAATGTCTCACCGGCTCGGCAACCAGGAAAGGCAAAAAGTCGACAGGGAAAAACTGTTCGACCAGATAGAGATCGGCCAGGTCCTCAAAGGTACCGTCTCAAATATAAAAAAGTTCGGCGCGTTCGTGAACATCAACGGCATCGAAGGCCTTGTCCATATCAACGACCTCTCATGGAAACGGATCGACGACCCGTCGAAGGTCCTCTCTCCGGGACAGGAGATAGAGGTCTTTGTGATAGGCGTCGACAGGCAGTATAAAAAATTATCCCTGGGATTAAAACAGCTCCAGCCGGACCCCTGGGCGAACGCCGCTGACAAGTACCGGCCGGGACAGTTGATCGAAGTTAAGGTACTGAGATTTGCCAAGTTCGGCGCTTTTGTGGAGATCGAAGAAGGGATCGAAGGCCTGATACATAACACCGAGCTTACCTCCAAGAATGTGCAGAACCCGCAGGAAACGGTAAAGACAGGCGATATTGTCAAGGCAAAGGTGCTGCGCATCTCGCCCGACGAACAAAAAATTGGACTGTCTATAAGAGAAGCGGAGATCGACGAAGAAAAAGCACAGGTAAAACAGGCGCAGCCCGCCGCTAACGGACCTAAGATAACTATAGGCGATACCGTAAGCGAAGATATCAAAGAACAGCTGGCAAATCAAAACAATGGACTTCCTGAACAGGCTTGA
- the gltX gene encoding glutamate--tRNA ligase, which yields MSSSNKKVRVRFAPSPTGYLHVGGARTALYNWLFARKMKGDFILRIEDTDKARSTQDATQAILDGLEWLGMDWDEGPFYQTERLDIYREYAQKLLEEGKAYYCFCTGEELAAQRKEAREKKEAPRYNGKCRKLTADEQKKLIAGGKPAVLRFKTPVEGTTIVDDLIRGPVKFENGLLDDFVILKTDTFPTYNFAAVIDDHLMEITHVIRGDDHLSNTPRQILMYRALGFDLPKFAHIPMILGKDKARMSKRHGATSVIDYKGLGYLPEAMINYLARLGWGHADQEIFSREELIDLFTLEKVNKTSAVFDTDKLDWLNAHYIRQSLPERLMDLTRPFLEKAYPSYTELSKTKGGIDHIRKIIVCLQDRMKTVNEVVALSDFFFSDELKFDPAAVQKHLKEEGVADILSRLKEGLSKVSPFTKDNIEPVFRNLAKELGVKAGKVIHPARVALTGRSDSPPMFDTVEIIGKETSIKRLEAALAK from the coding sequence ATGTCCTCTTCAAACAAAAAAGTACGGGTCAGATTCGCCCCAAGCCCCACCGGTTATCTTCACGTCGGAGGGGCAAGGACCGCGCTTTATAACTGGCTGTTCGCAAGGAAGATGAAAGGTGATTTTATCCTCAGAATAGAGGACACCGACAAGGCCCGCTCCACCCAGGACGCCACGCAGGCGATACTCGACGGGCTCGAGTGGCTCGGAATGGACTGGGACGAAGGCCCTTTTTACCAGACAGAGAGGCTTGATATCTACCGAGAGTACGCGCAGAAGCTTCTTGAAGAAGGAAAAGCTTATTACTGTTTTTGCACCGGTGAAGAGCTTGCCGCCCAGAGAAAAGAAGCCCGGGAAAAAAAGGAAGCTCCCCGTTACAACGGAAAATGCAGGAAACTCACGGCCGACGAGCAAAAGAAACTTATAGCCGGCGGAAAACCCGCTGTCCTGAGGTTCAAGACCCCGGTCGAAGGAACGACCATCGTCGATGATCTTATAAGAGGCCCCGTAAAATTCGAAAATGGCCTGCTTGATGATTTTGTGATACTTAAGACCGACACTTTTCCCACGTACAATTTCGCGGCGGTCATAGACGACCACTTGATGGAGATCACGCATGTTATCCGCGGCGACGACCATCTTTCAAATACCCCGCGGCAGATCCTTATGTACCGGGCTTTAGGGTTTGATCTGCCAAAGTTCGCCCATATCCCGATGATACTCGGAAAGGACAAAGCAAGGATGAGCAAGCGCCACGGCGCGACTTCGGTAATAGATTATAAAGGCCTGGGTTATCTGCCGGAAGCCATGATCAACTATCTCGCGCGGCTCGGATGGGGCCACGCGGACCAGGAAATATTTTCAAGGGAAGAACTGATCGATCTGTTCACTCTTGAAAAGGTTAACAAGACTTCCGCGGTGTTCGACACTGACAAGCTTGACTGGCTGAACGCGCACTACATAAGGCAGTCGCTGCCGGAGAGGCTCATGGACCTCACAAGGCCTTTCCTTGAAAAGGCGTACCCTTCTTACACTGAACTGTCAAAAACAAAGGGAGGGATCGACCATATCAGAAAGATAATCGTCTGCCTGCAGGACAGGATGAAGACGGTGAACGAGGTCGTAGCTCTCTCGGATTTCTTTTTCAGCGATGAATTGAAGTTCGATCCCGCGGCCGTGCAGAAACACCTTAAAGAAGAAGGGGTAGCGGACATCCTCTCAAGGCTGAAAGAAGGACTTTCAAAGGTCTCCCCTTTCACAAAAGATAACATCGAGCCCGTTTTCAGGAATTTAGCAAAAGAACTCGGCGTAAAGGCCGGAAAAGTGATCCACCCTGCGCGGGTCGCGCTCACCGGAAGGTCGGATTCCCCGCCGATGTTCGACACCGTCGAGATCATCGGGAAAGAGACCTCGATAAAGAGACTTGAAGCCGCCCTCGCGAAATAA
- a CDS encoding TIGR03936 family radical SAM-associated protein, protein MQRIRIKYKKGDELKFIGHLDLVRLWERALRRTDLPLAYSEGFNPRQKMSFGPPLSLGITSECEFIDIYFERWNSPETVKEELNRTLPKGVEITEARNIFSGTTALTAQITTAKYQATSPDDIQKRIDEITASREIIVKRKDKDVNIRPMIKTLSFVDGKLDITVQCSNTGSVKASEIFGLFPDAKIEGMKRTALS, encoded by the coding sequence TTGCAGAGAATAAGAATAAAATATAAAAAAGGCGATGAGCTGAAGTTTATCGGGCATCTTGACCTTGTCAGGCTGTGGGAACGCGCGCTGAGAAGGACCGATCTTCCCCTGGCTTACAGCGAAGGGTTCAATCCGAGGCAAAAGATGTCGTTCGGCCCGCCGCTGTCGCTCGGAATAACCTCCGAATGCGAGTTCATCGATATTTATTTTGAAAGATGGAACAGCCCGGAGACCGTCAAGGAGGAACTCAACAGGACGCTGCCTAAAGGGGTGGAGATAACAGAAGCCAGAAATATCTTTTCAGGCACAACTGCCTTAACCGCTCAGATCACAACCGCAAAATATCAGGCCACGTCTCCGGACGACATTCAAAAAAGAATAGATGAAATAACCGCTTCCAGGGAGATCATCGTCAAAAGGAAAGATAAAGACGTAAACATCCGTCCGATGATAAAAACCCTGTCCTTTGTTGACGGAAAACTGGACATCACCGTCCAGTGCAGCAATACAGGGAGCGTGAAAGCGAGCGAGATATTCGGATTATTCCCTGATGCAAAGATCGAAGGCATGAAAAGAACAGCTCTATCTTAA
- a CDS encoding TIGR03960 family B12-binding radical SAM protein: MHDVLEEKILPFVLKPARYTGSELNSIHKKDEDDYNDKIKIALSYPDTYEIGMSNYGLQILYHILNKRQDVACERVFAPWPDMEQKLKEQDIPLFSLESQVPIKDFDILGFSLENELTYTNVLYLLESAKIPLHRRERDKTHPLIIAGGACTNNPLPMSDFIDAFVIGDGEEVILEMIDVYIKYRGSRPRSLEALSKIEGVYVPDHNELKSVKRRIVKDINTIDYPTRPIVPFIEIVHDRAAVEIMRGCPRRCAFCQAGNTTKPVRLLSPEKIKELSNRILENTGFEELSFISLSSSDYPGLIGIAKELGQKFAKKRISISLPSLRPDSFKKDMAGEIQNVRRSGVTLAPEAGTQRLRDLICKDLTEEEIISSCVSAFSSGANSVKLYFMIGLPTETEEDIKAIVELSNKIIGEGKRANPRARITVNASTFVPKKNTPFENEKMISLEETRRKQDYLKHNLKHRGIELKWHSPEMSSIEGLLSAGDEKTGQVIKKAFDLGCRFDNWTEYFDFSKWEKALAENKNKI, translated from the coding sequence ATGCATGATGTCCTTGAAGAGAAAATACTTCCTTTTGTCCTGAAACCCGCAAGATACACCGGCAGTGAACTCAATTCCATTCACAAAAAAGACGAGGACGATTACAATGACAAGATAAAGATCGCCCTTTCCTATCCTGACACGTATGAGATCGGAATGTCGAATTACGGTCTTCAGATCCTTTATCACATCCTGAACAAAAGGCAGGATGTCGCCTGCGAAAGGGTTTTCGCGCCCTGGCCGGATATGGAACAAAAGCTGAAAGAACAAGACATCCCGTTATTTTCGCTCGAATCACAGGTGCCAATAAAAGATTTTGATATTTTGGGCTTTTCGCTGGAGAACGAGCTCACGTATACGAATGTCCTGTATTTGCTTGAGTCGGCAAAGATACCTTTACACAGAAGAGAAAGGGACAAGACACATCCACTGATCATCGCGGGCGGAGCATGCACCAACAATCCGCTTCCGATGTCGGATTTTATCGACGCGTTCGTCATCGGCGATGGTGAAGAGGTCATCCTCGAGATGATAGATGTATATATTAAATATAGGGGTTCGCGGCCGCGGTCCCTGGAAGCGTTGTCCAAGATCGAAGGCGTCTATGTTCCGGACCATAATGAATTAAAAAGCGTCAAACGCCGTATCGTTAAGGACATCAACACGATCGACTATCCCACAAGACCGATAGTGCCCTTTATAGAGATAGTCCACGACAGGGCGGCTGTCGAAATAATGCGCGGATGCCCCAGAAGATGCGCCTTCTGCCAGGCGGGGAATACTACCAAGCCCGTCCGTCTTCTCAGTCCCGAAAAGATAAAAGAACTTTCAAACCGTATCCTTGAAAATACGGGATTTGAGGAATTATCGTTCATCTCGCTTTCAAGCAGCGATTATCCGGGCCTTATCGGGATCGCAAAAGAACTCGGACAGAAGTTCGCGAAGAAAAGGATATCGATATCTCTTCCGTCACTGCGGCCGGACTCGTTCAAAAAAGACATGGCAGGTGAGATACAGAACGTCAGGAGGTCAGGTGTCACGCTCGCGCCCGAAGCAGGGACCCAGCGTCTCAGAGACCTGATATGCAAAGACCTGACGGAAGAAGAAATAATATCTTCATGCGTCAGCGCGTTCTCTTCCGGCGCCAACTCCGTGAAGCTCTATTTCATGATCGGGCTTCCGACCGAGACTGAAGAGGACATAAAAGCAATCGTGGAGCTTTCCAACAAAATAATCGGAGAAGGAAAACGGGCAAATCCTAGGGCAAGGATAACAGTGAATGCCTCGACCTTTGTCCCGAAAAAGAACACTCCTTTTGAGAATGAGAAAATGATCTCGCTTGAGGAGACGAGAAGAAAACAGGACTATCTGAAGCATAACCTGAAGCACCGCGGGATCGAGCTTAAATGGCATTCCCCTGAAATGAGCAGTATCGAAGGTCTCCTTTCAGCCGGAGATGAAAAGACGGGGCAAGTGATCAAAAAAGCCTTTGATCTCGGCTGCAGGTTCGACAACTGGACGGAATATTTTGACTTTTCAAAATGGGAGAAAGCTCTTGCAGAGAATAAGAATAAAATATAA